Proteins encoded in a region of the Pseudomonas syringae KCTC 12500 genome:
- a CDS encoding vWA domain-containing protein: MQRITIDATSHPAELLNTLESKVALLRRQFPPSVSSLFAIPRAGTDGTLQWWSELGGQPLPYHSLDAGAQQALLARYLQRQQAIVQLADELQARDRADEANSLRTLVGAPALNNLYSLNDEPVVIRWGMAQPVAPAIPSTLPVSSLASPASRRWWLRIPVLLLLLPLLLILLWLLWAWRGSVWNVFNTAPMGNYSCTQGVPAPDFAVVLDTSGSMNLNIDTSSEDEAWMYQVGGALPADNPRKARVLAEPTRLTVAKQAFGAMLGQLHPDVDTRLITFQGCEGTVDQGVFQRDARQQLLAGVGKLSADGGTPLVASLIKAASLVDGRFKDALVVMFVDGEDGCGQNACEVSARIARQQPRLRINVVNISDSKLSNCIAENTGGRVYAAREAGEVQRMLREAMEEVAAAPACTEKKIPGE, translated from the coding sequence ATGCAACGCATCACTATCGACGCCACGTCCCACCCTGCCGAGCTGCTGAACACACTGGAGAGCAAGGTTGCGTTGCTGCGTCGCCAATTTCCGCCCAGCGTGTCCAGCCTGTTTGCCATTCCGCGTGCGGGTACCGACGGCACGCTGCAATGGTGGTCTGAACTAGGCGGTCAGCCCCTGCCGTATCACAGCCTCGACGCTGGCGCGCAACAGGCGTTGCTCGCACGCTACCTGCAGCGCCAGCAAGCCATTGTGCAGTTGGCGGATGAGCTGCAGGCGCGCGATAGAGCTGATGAGGCCAATAGCCTTCGTACGCTTGTCGGCGCCCCTGCGCTGAACAACCTTTATAGTCTCAATGACGAGCCTGTAGTCATCCGCTGGGGTATGGCGCAGCCAGTGGCCCCTGCAATCCCGTCGACATTACCAGTGTCATCACTCGCCAGCCCGGCATCAAGGCGATGGTGGCTGCGTATTCCGGTTTTGCTGCTATTGCTGCCGTTACTGTTGATACTACTGTGGCTGCTATGGGCATGGCGCGGGAGCGTATGGAACGTGTTCAACACGGCCCCTATGGGTAATTACTCATGCACACAGGGTGTGCCCGCCCCTGACTTTGCCGTGGTGCTGGATACTTCCGGCTCGATGAATCTGAACATCGATACGTCTTCTGAAGACGAGGCCTGGATGTATCAGGTCGGTGGCGCGCTCCCCGCCGACAACCCGAGAAAAGCTCGCGTGCTGGCTGAACCGACTCGCCTGACTGTCGCCAAGCAAGCCTTTGGCGCGATGCTCGGGCAACTGCACCCAGACGTTGATACACGCTTGATCACTTTTCAAGGCTGTGAGGGCACGGTCGATCAAGGCGTGTTCCAGCGTGATGCGCGTCAGCAATTGCTGGCCGGGGTTGGAAAACTCAGCGCAGACGGGGGCACGCCATTAGTCGCCAGCCTTATCAAGGCGGCAAGTCTGGTGGACGGGCGTTTTAAAGATGCCTTGGTGGTCATGTTTGTCGATGGCGAGGACGGTTGTGGGCAAAACGCTTGCGAGGTGTCCGCCCGTATCGCCCGTCAGCAGCCAAGATTGCGGATCAATGTTGTCAATATCAGCGATAGCAAACTTTCAAACTGTATCGCTGAAAATACCGGTGGCCGTGTATATGCCGCGCGCGAAGCGGGAGAGGTACAAAGGATGCTGCGCGAAGCCATGGAAGAAGTCGCAGCGGCCCCCGCGTGTACAGAGAAAAAAATCCCCGGCGAGTGA
- a CDS encoding formylglycine-generating enzyme family protein translates to MPDAEDVVLPMPCDGAMVFRKVFIPLAGPLDDYPINIGGDNAEYGYVEQTRPAFIAGSFTNEKDAKSRYYLLAKYEMTALQYSALTQAECPTPSNKQRLPIVSLSWIQAMDAADKYNVWLRENAADKLPKEDGIAGFLRLPTEVEWEFAARGGLSVSTAEFRDLRYPMPEGLNAYEWFAGTQSSNGQLQLAGLLKPNPLGLHDMLGNVDEMMFEPFRLNKLDRQHGQAGGYVVRGGDYRTAQGELRSSLRKERNYYDAKAAATSKTTGVRLALASSTLTSRERVSSIESSWKKLGTGSGEAGQTEDKNAVQTLGTLASGVSDEALKEKLKALENQLRASNQQQEETRDQAIRASLNLGAFLCTKMLDDGKYLDFLQKNYALNCSAAEQDASCPMRKGKLDEQKDRLHKLSRYYASSLVDSATLYGEPLLARQIPVMGEIISPNEQLKELKPYLQTHWVNQQAFLKTQKIDTDAWLNRCKAVQ, encoded by the coding sequence ATGCCTGACGCTGAAGACGTAGTGCTGCCTATGCCGTGTGATGGCGCCATGGTCTTTCGCAAGGTATTTATCCCGCTGGCCGGTCCGCTTGATGATTATCCAATCAATATCGGTGGCGATAACGCCGAATATGGCTACGTAGAACAGACTCGTCCGGCCTTTATTGCAGGCAGCTTCACTAACGAAAAAGACGCTAAATCACGTTACTACCTGTTGGCGAAGTACGAGATGACTGCGCTGCAATACAGCGCACTAACACAGGCAGAATGTCCGACACCGTCGAACAAGCAGCGCTTGCCCATAGTCTCGTTGAGCTGGATACAGGCTATGGACGCCGCCGATAAATACAATGTCTGGCTACGCGAAAATGCCGCAGACAAACTGCCGAAAGAAGATGGTATAGCTGGGTTTTTACGCTTGCCGACTGAGGTCGAGTGGGAGTTTGCGGCGCGCGGAGGCTTGAGCGTCAGTACTGCGGAGTTTCGTGACCTGAGGTACCCGATGCCGGAAGGCTTAAACGCCTACGAATGGTTCGCCGGGACGCAATCTTCCAATGGTCAGTTGCAACTGGCCGGTTTGCTCAAGCCGAACCCGCTTGGTCTGCACGACATGCTTGGCAATGTCGACGAGATGATGTTCGAGCCGTTCCGACTGAACAAGCTTGACCGCCAACATGGCCAGGCTGGCGGCTATGTAGTGCGCGGCGGTGACTACCGCACAGCGCAAGGCGAGCTGCGCAGTTCGCTGCGCAAAGAGCGCAACTACTATGATGCAAAAGCCGCAGCCACCAGCAAAACCACTGGCGTACGCCTGGCATTGGCGTCCAGCACGTTGACCTCCCGCGAGCGTGTCAGCAGCATCGAGAGCAGTTGGAAAAAGCTTGGCACCGGCAGTGGAGAGGCTGGCCAAACTGAGGACAAGAATGCCGTGCAGACGCTTGGAACGTTGGCCTCGGGCGTATCCGACGAAGCATTGAAAGAAAAGCTCAAAGCGTTGGAAAACCAGTTGCGCGCGAGTAACCAGCAACAGGAGGAAACTCGCGATCAGGCGATTCGCGCCAGCCTGAATCTTGGTGCCTTTCTGTGCACGAAAATGCTCGACGATGGCAAATACCTCGACTTCCTGCAGAAAAACTACGCACTCAACTGCTCTGCCGCCGAGCAGGATGCCAGTTGCCCGATGCGTAAAGGCAAGCTCGACGAGCAAAAAGACCGACTGCACAAGCTAAGCCGCTACTACGCAAGTAGCCTGGTAGATTCCGCGACCCTCTACGGAGAGCCTTTGCTGGCGCGGCAAATACCGGTCATGGGCGAAATCATCAGTCCCAACGAACAGCTCAAGGAGCTCAAGCCTTATTTGCAGACCCACTGGGTCAATCAACAGGCTTTTCTGAAAACCCAGAAAATAGACACCGATGCATGGCTGAACCGCTGTAAGGCAGTCCAGTAA
- a CDS encoding FtsX-like permease family protein, with protein MKRPFERLGLLATLAIADLWHDRKVSLCIAASLVAVIAPLLLLFGLKHGVVGQLQAELLRDPRNLEIKLLSSGNYDERWLSSLQQRPETGFALGMTRSLNTQADLIGSGGRFVDNAEILPTGLGDPLLGKHASALLPDQVILSEAAARRLILAVGDTLRLVVQRRLDGVSERGEATLTLIDILPAASFSRPAAFAHPDLLLQLERFRDGFAISALGATSGQADEHLTPRYARARLYARDIDSVAPLERWLNAQHIETGSRLADIDNVKAINHVLGVIFGVIAGAALLGCIASLIGAFLANIDRKRRSLALLRLMGFTAPAVAGYLVLQALLLAAVGYLGGLGFYFAGSEAFNHLLGGQRITGGFICQITPFHGLAALALALVVSALVALAGATRAIRIQPAESLREL; from the coding sequence TTGAAACGTCCCTTTGAGCGCCTCGGCCTTCTGGCAACCCTGGCCATTGCAGACTTGTGGCATGACCGCAAAGTGTCGCTGTGCATTGCGGCTTCGCTGGTCGCCGTCATCGCCCCGCTGTTACTGCTGTTCGGGCTCAAACACGGCGTGGTCGGCCAGTTGCAGGCAGAACTGTTGCGTGACCCGCGCAACCTGGAGATCAAGTTGCTCAGCAGCGGCAACTACGACGAACGGTGGCTCAGTAGTCTTCAGCAGCGACCCGAAACCGGCTTTGCCCTTGGGATGACTCGCTCGCTTAACACCCAGGCCGACCTCATCGGCAGCGGTGGTCGCTTTGTAGACAATGCGGAAATCCTGCCAACAGGGCTCGGCGATCCGTTGCTGGGTAAGCATGCCAGTGCGCTTCTGCCCGACCAGGTCATTCTCAGCGAAGCAGCTGCCAGACGTCTGATATTGGCCGTTGGCGACACTCTGCGCCTGGTCGTTCAGCGGCGTCTCGACGGGGTATCCGAGCGTGGCGAGGCTACCCTGACCCTGATCGATATTCTGCCGGCAGCCAGCTTTTCGCGACCTGCCGCATTTGCTCATCCCGATCTCTTGCTGCAGCTGGAGCGTTTTCGGGACGGTTTTGCAATTTCTGCGTTGGGCGCCACCAGCGGCCAGGCAGACGAGCATCTGACGCCCCGCTACGCCCGCGCCCGTCTGTACGCCCGTGATATCGACAGCGTCGCGCCACTGGAGCGCTGGTTGAATGCTCAACATATCGAAACAGGAAGCCGGCTGGCTGATATCGACAATGTAAAAGCCATCAATCATGTGCTCGGCGTGATCTTCGGGGTTATCGCCGGGGCCGCTTTGTTGGGCTGTATCGCTTCGCTTATAGGTGCCTTCCTCGCCAACATTGATCGCAAACGCCGCAGCCTCGCATTGCTGCGGCTGATGGGGTTCACAGCCCCCGCAGTGGCGGGTTATCTGGTTCTGCAGGCATTGCTGCTGGCCGCGGTTGGCTACCTGGGAGGACTGGGTTTCTACTTTGCGGGTAGTGAGGCGTTCAATCACCTGCTGGGCGGCCAGCGCATCACCGGCGGTTTCATTTGCCAGATCACCCCCTTTCACGGCCTTGCCGCACTGGCGCTTGCGTTGGTGGTTTCAGCGCTGGTCGCGCTGGCAGGTGCCACCCGAGCCATCCGAATTCAACCTGCGGAGAGTCTGCGTGAACTCTAA
- a CDS encoding ABC transporter ATP-binding protein yields the protein MLRIKGLNVQRGSGVQAHRVQLPELSLARGQVMAITGESGCGKSTLLEALGLLLAPESVAHYCLDGMDIAALLKADDQPALADVRARSLGFVLQSGGLLPFLNARDNINLPRRLLGLASKSDHVERAIAALHLETLLDQFPQALSIGERQRVACVRAIAHQPRLILADEPTAALDPHNARQLFELLLGLVGELGLSALIVSHDWQLVNSFGITRLNAVSLPGVTRFETSL from the coding sequence ATGCTCCGGATCAAAGGACTGAATGTGCAGCGAGGGAGCGGCGTACAGGCACATCGGGTACAGCTGCCCGAGCTGAGTCTGGCTCGTGGGCAGGTCATGGCGATTACCGGCGAAAGTGGTTGCGGCAAGAGCACCCTGCTCGAGGCTCTTGGCTTGCTGCTGGCGCCTGAAAGCGTCGCGCACTATTGCCTTGATGGTATGGACATCGCGGCTTTGCTTAAGGCTGATGATCAACCTGCACTGGCTGATGTAAGAGCGCGATCATTAGGCTTTGTTCTGCAAAGCGGCGGACTGCTGCCGTTTCTCAACGCCCGGGACAACATCAATCTGCCCCGTCGGCTACTGGGTCTGGCCAGCAAAAGTGATCACGTTGAACGAGCCATTGCTGCGCTGCACCTGGAGACGTTGCTGGACCAATTTCCGCAGGCTCTGTCTATCGGCGAACGTCAACGCGTGGCCTGCGTGCGCGCCATTGCCCATCAGCCGCGCCTGATACTCGCCGACGAACCTACAGCTGCCCTGGATCCACATAACGCCCGTCAGCTGTTCGAGCTGTTATTGGGCCTGGTCGGTGAGCTGGGTTTGAGTGCTCTTATTGTTTCGCACGATTGGCAACTGGTGAACAGCTTTGGCATCACCCGTTTGAATGCCGTCAGCCTGCCTGGAGTGACGCGTTTTGAAACGTCCCTTTGA
- a CDS encoding vWA domain-containing protein — protein MTVRNFSLTLIACACLGSGWASAADKPLLQEGKKTLFQRVLTTPGCHLSAAAGGPAGAEQPPFSRFYVYEHANPGNADWIKVGPDSFGKISGWLPTACTVDWKMQLTLAFTNPANRDRLMFFKERKTLESILDAPDPVSLVAPLRAKLKQSTVAPGVLAQEPEYFIDMQKQFYLLPVLSGEEVMTEAGFRTRILNVASVSKADAVTAAAAQQAQSGASPGQAQAVANATSQLKEFSAAVVFVIDSTISMDPYIERTREAISKVYAQIAKENLGRQVKFGLVAFRSSTQAVPGLEYVTKMYADPNTVKDGADFLAKAADLKQAKVSSKSFNEDSYAGVMQAIDKVDWSPFGARYVVLITDAGALDGDDKLSGTGLNAEQVRIEASNPGVAIYTLHLKTAAGAKDHAKAEAQYQALSTYTGTNTSLYYPVDAGDLDAFGSKVDALASAITGQVKAAYMGDDAIGSAMNSKAAPAEQKMLDDAALIGHAMRLAYLGEKTGAQAPPVFQAWIADRDPIKQNVPTTDVRVLLTKSQLSDLSDVLKKILDAANEGLISPSEMFERLRSVAATMGTDPNQLKQDGTAKLSELGVLGEYLDDLPYHSEVLNLDEETWKSWDGLAQEKFIRTLSTKLRHYQVYNADVDRWVPLAEGSDARDNVYPVPLEMMP, from the coding sequence GTGACAGTGCGTAATTTTTCACTGACCCTCATAGCCTGCGCGTGTCTGGGGTCCGGCTGGGCCTCGGCGGCCGACAAACCGTTGTTGCAGGAAGGCAAAAAGACCCTGTTCCAGCGCGTGCTTACGACTCCGGGTTGCCACCTGAGTGCAGCCGCTGGCGGCCCTGCCGGTGCCGAGCAGCCTCCTTTCAGTCGTTTCTATGTTTACGAGCATGCCAATCCAGGCAATGCCGACTGGATCAAGGTCGGCCCGGACAGCTTCGGCAAAATCTCCGGCTGGCTGCCGACAGCATGCACCGTGGATTGGAAAATGCAGCTCACCCTCGCATTCACCAACCCGGCCAATCGCGACCGGTTGATGTTTTTCAAAGAACGCAAAACGCTTGAAAGCATTCTGGATGCACCGGATCCGGTAAGCCTTGTCGCACCGCTACGCGCTAAGCTCAAACAAAGCACAGTGGCACCAGGCGTGCTGGCCCAAGAGCCGGAATACTTCATCGACATGCAGAAGCAGTTTTATTTGCTGCCGGTTCTCAGCGGCGAAGAAGTCATGACCGAAGCGGGTTTTCGCACTCGCATCCTCAATGTGGCGTCGGTGAGCAAGGCTGATGCAGTTACAGCCGCAGCTGCTCAACAGGCCCAGTCCGGAGCGAGTCCGGGCCAGGCGCAGGCAGTGGCAAACGCCACCAGCCAGCTCAAAGAGTTCAGTGCCGCGGTAGTGTTCGTGATTGACTCGACCATTTCCATGGACCCCTACATCGAGCGGACCCGAGAAGCGATCAGCAAGGTATACGCGCAGATTGCCAAAGAGAACCTCGGGCGGCAGGTGAAGTTCGGTCTGGTGGCATTTCGTTCCAGTACCCAGGCTGTGCCAGGGCTGGAATACGTGACCAAGATGTATGCCGACCCCAATACCGTAAAAGACGGTGCGGATTTCCTTGCCAAAGCCGCGGACCTGAAACAGGCCAAAGTGTCGAGCAAGAGCTTCAATGAAGACTCCTACGCCGGTGTCATGCAAGCCATCGACAAGGTCGACTGGAGCCCGTTCGGTGCGCGCTATGTGGTATTGATCACCGATGCGGGCGCGCTGGATGGCGATGACAAGCTATCCGGGACCGGGCTGAACGCCGAGCAGGTACGGATCGAAGCCAGCAACCCGGGCGTCGCCATTTACACCCTGCACCTGAAGACGGCGGCAGGTGCCAAGGACCACGCCAAGGCAGAAGCGCAGTATCAGGCGTTGTCCACTTACACGGGCACCAACACCTCGCTTTATTACCCGGTTGATGCAGGTGATCTGGATGCCTTTGGCAGCAAGGTCGACGCGCTGGCCAGCGCTATCACCGGTCAGGTCAAAGCCGCCTACATGGGCGACGACGCTATTGGAAGTGCAATGAACTCCAAGGCCGCGCCTGCCGAGCAGAAAATGCTCGATGATGCTGCTCTTATAGGTCATGCCATGCGCCTGGCTTATCTCGGAGAAAAAACCGGCGCCCAGGCACCGCCAGTCTTCCAAGCATGGATTGCCGACCGCGACCCGATCAAGCAGAACGTCCCGACCACCGATGTGCGGGTCCTGCTGACCAAGTCACAGCTCAGCGACCTCAGTGACGTGCTCAAGAAAATTCTTGATGCCGCCAATGAAGGCCTTATTTCGCCAAGCGAAATGTTCGAACGGTTACGCTCGGTTGCCGCCACCATGGGGACCGATCCCAATCAGCTTAAGCAGGACGGTACTGCCAAGCTCTCGGAACTGGGTGTGCTGGGAGAATACCTGGACGATCTGCCTTACCACAGTGAAGTCCTCAACCTCGATGAAGAAACCTGGAAAAGCTGGGATGGTCTCGCTCAGGAGAAATTCATCCGCACCCTGTCGACCAAGCTGCGCCATTACCAGGTATACAACGCAGATGTGGACCGCTGGGTGCCGTTGGCCGAGGGCAGTGATGCCCGTGACAACGTCTATCCGGTACCACTGGAAATGATGCCCTGA